The following coding sequences lie in one Bacteroides helcogenes P 36-108 genomic window:
- a CDS encoding MBOAT family O-acyltransferase: MLFNSIEFLLFLPIVFLLYWFVFKRLRWQNLFVVAVSYVFYGWWDVRFLLLIALTTLFSYASGLLIARYEGQRKRQKWVSAANIVLNLAILGVFKYYNFFAESLADLFRCFDVELSPVTLNLLLPVGISFYTFQALSYSIDVYQKKLPACRDLVAFFAYISFFPQLVAGPIERSTNLLPQFYKPRTFDYAQAVDGCRQMLWGFFKKMVVADNCAAAVNLIWDDYASQSGFTLLLGGILFTFQIYGDFSGYSDIAIGTARLFGIHLMRNFNFPYFSRDIAEFWRRWHISLTTWFRDYIYFPLGGSRCTRWKVMRNTLIIFLVSGFWHGANWTFIVWGAYHALLFFPLMLLGRNRKHTDAVAEGRLLPGIREAGQMLSTFLLAVIGWIIFRAESIGQAWDYLGGICSPSLFSFSMQHGKRALLYVCILVVVEWLQRDKQHSMQIDGIGWLKSRSIRWGVYILLALFTLAFAGTQAEFIYFQF; this comes from the coding sequence ATGTTATTCAATTCTATTGAGTTTCTACTCTTCCTGCCGATAGTCTTTCTGCTCTATTGGTTCGTATTCAAGCGCCTGCGTTGGCAAAACTTGTTTGTGGTAGCGGTCAGCTACGTGTTCTACGGTTGGTGGGATGTACGTTTCCTGCTGCTCATCGCCCTTACCACGCTGTTCAGCTACGCCAGCGGATTGCTGATAGCCCGCTATGAAGGGCAACGCAAACGGCAGAAGTGGGTCAGTGCCGCCAATATCGTCCTCAACCTCGCCATTCTCGGCGTGTTCAAGTATTACAATTTCTTTGCCGAAAGCCTTGCCGACTTGTTCCGGTGCTTCGATGTAGAATTGAGCCCGGTGACGCTGAACCTGTTGCTACCCGTGGGCATCAGCTTCTACACCTTCCAAGCGTTGAGTTACAGCATCGACGTGTATCAGAAGAAGCTGCCCGCCTGCCGCGACCTCGTAGCCTTCTTTGCCTACATCAGTTTCTTTCCGCAATTGGTGGCAGGCCCCATTGAGCGTTCCACCAACCTGCTGCCCCAGTTCTACAAGCCCCGCACCTTCGACTACGCACAAGCCGTAGACGGTTGCCGACAGATGCTTTGGGGCTTCTTCAAGAAAATGGTGGTGGCGGACAACTGCGCGGCGGCGGTCAACCTGATATGGGATGATTATGCAAGCCAAAGCGGTTTCACCCTACTGTTAGGCGGCATCCTTTTCACCTTTCAGATATACGGGGACTTCTCCGGCTATTCGGACATCGCCATCGGCACCGCCCGCCTGTTCGGCATCCATCTGATGCGCAACTTCAACTTCCCCTACTTCTCGCGAGACATCGCCGAGTTCTGGCGGCGTTGGCACATCTCGCTCACCACGTGGTTTCGCGACTACATCTACTTCCCGCTGGGCGGCAGCCGTTGCACCCGTTGGAAGGTGATGCGCAACACGCTGATTATCTTCCTCGTCAGCGGCTTCTGGCACGGAGCCAACTGGACGTTCATCGTTTGGGGCGCTTATCATGCGTTGCTATTCTTCCCGCTGATGCTACTGGGACGGAACCGCAAGCACACCGACGCAGTGGCCGAAGGACGCTTGCTGCCCGGCATCCGGGAAGCCGGGCAAATGTTGTCGACCTTTCTCCTCGCCGTGATTGGTTGGATTATCTTCCGGGCGGAAAGCATCGGGCAGGCATGGGATTATCTCGGCGGCATCTGCTCTCCGTCATTATTCAGCTTCTCCATGCAACATGGCAAAAGGGCATTGCTATATGTCTGCATCTTGGTGGTTGTGGAGTGGCTGCAACGCGACAAGCAGCACTCCATGCAGATAGACGGAATCGGTTGGCTGAAATCCCGCAGCATACGTTGGGGAGTATATATTCTATTAGCACTTTTCACTTTAGCTTTTGCAGGCACACAAGCTGAATTCATTTATTTCCAATTCTAA